The Ricinus communis isolate WT05 ecotype wild-type chromosome 8, ASM1957865v1, whole genome shotgun sequence sequence TTGTTGAACTTTTACAGGAAAATGAGGATCTATTTCCAAAAGATGTACATAATGGTTTGCCACCAATAAGAGGTATTAAACATCAAATTGACTTCATTCCAGGTGCaagcattccaaatagacctgCATATAGATGCAATCTGAAGGCAACCAATGAGATCCAAaagcaagtgagtgagcttatggagaAAGGGTGTGTTCGAGAAAGCATGATCCCATGTGTTGTTTCTGTATTACTAGTGCCTAAAAAGGATGAAACTTTAAGAATGTGCGTTGATTGTCAtgccatcaacaaaatcaagtgtgatgcaagtggcatAAGTAACGGTGGACTTTTAATGCAAGAAAGCAAGCCAATTGCATTCTTTAGTGAGAAATTGAGTAGAGCAAGTTTAAACTAGCCTACATATGACAAGGAGTTCTATGCATTGGTAAGAGTCTTGCAAACATGGCAGCACTACCTCTGCTACAAGGAATTTATTATCCACACCGACCATGAGTCCCtgaaatatctcaaaggacaaaGGAAGTCTAAACTAATGCCAAGAGGGGATGGTCCTTTCCGAATCCTTCAAAGAATCAATGACAATGTATATAAGTTGGAGTTACCAAGTGATGAAGGAGCATATTCGAGGGCGAATCCTATTGAggaaagggggaatgatgaGGACCTACAAACTAATCAATTGGCCAAGGATGACATGAACCAGAAAGTCGAGGATCCATTAACCATGTACGAAGGTCCAATCACACGTGCTAGAACtaaaaagatgaaagatgCCTTAATCTCCTTCATAGATCATATTTggtgtaaataaaatatgcatGACTTGAACAAGCCAATTTCATGGAAGCAAGAAGACTTAAAGCTGTTCAACATACTTCAAGCAAGCCAAAGTCCATGTTGATGAATAAAAACCCAATGAAATAAGTTTGGAGGTTAAAAGTTCAATGGGCCaagaatatttttgttttgttaaaattagGTTTTAATCTTATTAAGTATGCATAACAAAGGATAAAGGATAAGGAAACATAAGCTTTAATGGTTAAAAAAAACGTGCTCCTTTATTAAGGCAAAATAGTGGGCTGTTTTTTAGGAGTTATGGAGTTGTCATTTAATGTAGGAGTTACACATGTGTTAGCTAATGACCTTCTTTGTTCTCAGCCTTTGCCTATATAAAGAAGGCTTGAATCCTTTGTAAAGACACCATTgatatatacaaaattattttgagcACTTGTGAgtgttttgtttttagttCTTGTATGAACTATAGAACTTATCAAGCTATTCTGCTTGTGGcgttcaaaattcaaaatctttgtttttttcattctttacttatcaaactttcttgtttgtggcgtgttaagaaaatcaaagtgcTGTTCTAACTATTTTATCACCATTCAATTGATAAAGTGATTGGAATAGTTAATTTAACTTCAATCTTGAAAGATCTAGGGCTGTTTCAAACTATTGGAGGGTGTTAATTTGCaatccatatgtatcatagcTTTTTAGctattggggtgtatggttgctaaatTGGTGAATTCCTATCAAAATcatcttaaaagaaaagaaaaaagacaaaagactctGCACCGTTACTTTTAAAGATTCCTCACTGTTGAAGCGTGGCATTCAACTCCTGCAAAAGATGTGGAGCCCCTCACTCCATTATCAAAAGCATCCAAAAGACGTGGAGCCCCTCACTCCATTATGAAGAGCATCCAAAGTAACAATTATGGAGCCTCAAGgctgaagacctctataaatagaggagctACCAAAGAAGTAGGCAGACTGAAGAATAACAAGAAACTCCTatattcttcaagtcataccattagaaatatagtgagaaaagagagtgtAAGAGTGATAATGAGAAACCaccttcctcttgtattcaactactcttgtaagttatatttcttttgtttaaagctttcattttaaagcttttatttcaaagtttgtatatttgttcatccatcaataagaaagaatttgttattatctcttattttccattttcattttaagatttaacaagtgtatgctctgtgcttgcttGAGTATTCTttcgatatatatatatatatatatatatatatatatatatatatatatatatatatatatatagattatgaCAAGGGTTAATATGTAAATATGACATGTGACTACTTGACCTAGAGAAGCCATTAAGTTGTTATATGATATTAGAGTATGATCCCCTTCAATAGATATATGATTCAAAGACAAATTTGATGAAAGTCGGTGGATATGTGACATGctgatataagaaaagaaaataaagtttgaaaaTAAATGTCGGCATAAGAACAACATTTTAGAGTATTTTAAGAATGGTAGCCTTTTAGTATACGAGAAtgcataataatttaaatcctATATTAAAAAGggacaaataaataatatatatgtaaagaaaTAGAACTAATTATGTGAGGTGATTTTTGGTAATTTGGTCATGGAATTAAAGGAACTCTAAAGCTAAACATGTTGAgttcaaataaatttcaaaaagaacGATCTCTGGAAAAACCTATAAATTCACAACAAAACAGTTGTATttcagaaaatatatttttattgtttacattttcttttaaatgataatataattaaacactGCAATTGAGGAACTTAAGATATATTTAGtttactaatttaaaattagctcataattgataactgctaaattatttaataattacttattcTATTAACTATATTTTGAAGCTTTTAATCAATAGcttatttgatttattcttttatttgagcatattatccttattaaagataataaaaaatatattagtttattctaatatgaattttaaataattcttcttttacaaattctaacaaatatatatcatttaaaataattaatcactGACTCATTTTGGTATTATactttagtaattaataagatttaatttttaatatttctttctaaaatagtatagatttctttaataatatataattatagtaattataatattctcAAAAAATGTCTTtcaatctaaataattaatttatttaagaattctttttctttgctcGTTGTTCTTTATTAATAAGAGATTAAACAAAaagtgaaatagaaaatattattagaacacatgattctaatataaattgaaacaaaaaattaattatttataatttaacagAAAATCATATAGAGTATATTATTAGAGATGctccaataaaaataataatttttaactattcattttatttaataacttaaaattaaataatatactaatttaataatattactagAATATAAGAGACTCTAGttgtaaaaaatttactatatTTTCTAGAAAATTACTCtagataaattagaaaataaaatttaatgtctAGTTGAGAAatctttcataaaaaattggagaaatttttttaaatcctCTACATTTACATtgttaatagaaaatttatctACATTTACCAtgttaatagaaaattatatttattagttctataaactcattttaaaatacaaaGCAACAAAGCAAAGTGAAAAACATAGTATTTTCTACTTTTGcgtagttctttttttttttttacaattgtCTAGTTTaaacctaaaaaaaataaaatcatactcatcttatttttctattagaaaaatagaaaagtgaaaaattaagaaatgaagaataaaatttgaaagtgAAAGCGGAAAATATTTTccaaactaaataaattttatgtgtttttatcatgtttaaattatttttaaattatattttgttaaaagataaaagataaaaataagattaatttatgttaaaaataaaaatcttattatattaatacaaatgaagatttaaataaatttaagattagtaataaacttaaaattcaAGATGTTGCCGTTTCAATCCATCTTGACAAAGTCCTGGGATGGGATGATTTCACGGGTCTTTTCTTGCAATGATATTGGgatgtaataaaaaatgatttattttcatCTATTATTCCAAATATCCCTTTATCTTTAAAAGTGCACATtgctgaaattttttaaattggaattatTGATAATCTGGATAAATATCTTGGTTGCTTGTAATAGtagataaattaaagaaaaaaaccttCGTAcagttaatataaaaaatatggaaAAAACATTTGCATGGCAAGCTTCATTTTCATCACCAAATAGGATTGTTTTGAATCATCAGGATATAATTCTCTGGAGGCATCTATGCAAAATGGAACTTCCAAGCAAATTAAAGATTCTTATGTGGAAAACCTTTTCTTATGAACTTCCTGTAGGTTGGCTGCTTTTCAACCGGTTAGGGTATTCTCAAAGCTGTTGCCCAAAACCTTAGAGCATACTTTCTTTCATTGTTCGTTGGCGCAACAGGTATGAAGATTGTCTTATATGAGATTATCAACTTCGCTTGGTGGGAcgatttttaataatatgggACAATATCATAGCAGACCTCTGCCATTAATGTAGATGAAGAAAAAGCAGGGAGTCCATCAGTATCGCATTGGTCCATGACTTCTGCCATTAATGTAGATGAAGGATATGTTAAAGTCAACTCTTTTGACGTTGCCTACAGATCAACTTTGAATAGAAGTAGTGTTGTTTTTCAAGCGAGTAATTTATAAGGTGAGATTCTAGGATCATGCTGCAAGATGGTCATCGAGCCTAATCAACCTTTTATTCTTGAAGCAAAGAGAAAGTATAGTCTAGCCTAGGCGTTTAGAATGGAATCGACTGATTTTCGAAGGTGATGCTTTACAAGTCATCCAAATTGCACGGCAATAAACTATTGTTCCAAACATGGTGCAAGCCATCTTTCTTGATATTGAAGAACTAGCTTCTGGATTTCATTCTACTTTCTTTACTTTCATTTCCGGCAGTGTAATAATATGGCTCATAACTTAGCTCAGTCTGTATCTACTACTTGATCcttcattatatataatattagctgaccgttattattatttcgattataaaaaaattaatttatagttacaatttaataaatttttaatattaatattaatttataatttttaaaaaataatagtaaattattatttttagataactttaatttctttttaaaattttatcagttcaataatatacaaattattttaaaaatatatattaattaattataatattatataaattaatactatcaatataattaatattactatttttataattaaaaatattattataataaaaaattaattaattagtaaatataatatttaaaagaattattatttaattaaaaattaatctttaaattaatataacattaaaatataattaaatattatttttaaataattattatctaattataaaattaatttatatatatatttaaattttaaaaattaaaatatatataaattatttcgattaaaaaattaaattataattttaaattattgatttaagtatcttgaacttttttatttttacataaatgtaaatagttaaatttataaaaatttataaaaaatttaatattaataaaaaatataaaaactgaCTTATATATTAGTATCCCAACCAGAAATTTAAACAAGTATCGGGTTTAATTCATTTTGACGTTATCGATGTAGACAGTGGCGCGGAGAATATATGCGTCGCCAATTATCCCATATATTTGTCCAAAATATATCGTCGCTATAACGAACAAATAACAAAAGCGACACATGAACATAAAATTTCAGGTTATGCCATGTATCCTGAAATGATATTATTACAGGAATGAACGGCAGATACAGTGGCAATGtgtacatatataaatagcaACCCTAGGATCATCACCACTACAacgatatttattttttccttaagAAGAGAAACCTTAATTAACCACGCAAACTTAGATAAATAGAAGTGGCAACACCGAGCGCGTAAACACCAATCGCCGGCCCAACCAAATTGATCCCCGACCTAGTCACAGCTCCAATCCCGACAATTCCAGCGGCTCCAAGAGGTACTCTAGTCAAAACCGCCTTTCCAGCATTGCCCACAACAGCCTCCGTGTAAAGCACCACCGCCCACTCCTTAAACTGGGGCCACCCCAAGATCACCTCCTGCTCATGCTCGTCTTTCTTGTTGCTGAGCTGGACGACCCGAAGAGCGGAGTCTATTTGGGTCCGGGTTGGAGGAGACGGAACCCACTTGAGGATGAGATTGTTTTTGTGAGCGGTGGTGGTAATGGCGGTGTGGATTAGACTAGAGGCTGTTGGTAGTTGGTATGGTAAGACTCCTTGGAAAGCGTGTTGGGTTAGTGAGAGACACTGATTGTAGGCTGAGTCACAAGCTGAGTCGAACTCGCTCGAGTTGGCGACTCCAGCTTTCACTCGTTTAGACACCGATATCCCCATGTTCTTCCCTTCCGctattgtttattttctgtctcaccttttctttataccaaacaaaaaactaaaagaaacaaaacgaCGCCGATTTGATCCTGCACTAAAACGAGGCCTTCTTTTTTCTCGTCAAACGACGACGTACAAGAGAACTTTTTATTTCAGACGTTAGGGATAGAAACGTCGACGTTGGCTCAAAACGACAACGTATGGAGCGTAGGCTTTGACCGGTAAAACGATTTATGTCGCCCATTTTTGTTTCTGTTTCTGGCGAaaatataaggaaaaaaagagagaaagaaatggaGAGAAGAATATCTaaatggatgatgatgatgatagtaATGGTAGTACATGGAATTGGTATAGTGATATTCACGAGAGGTTTTCTGTTGACTCGAACAGAGCTTCCTTATTATAGTCAATGCTCTGATATATCTGAATCTCCTtgcttttataataataacaataaatctTCTGATTCTCATTTTAGTATCGGTAATCCGAATCAGCAGCAGCAAAAGTGTTGGACTAAACCTGCTGTTGAtcgtattattattattgttctGGATGCTCTCAGGTACTTAccatttttctctctttgttatttattattatttttaatttacttttatggTTCAATTTTCTTAGTCTATTTGGGTTTATTTCTGTTTCCAGGTTCGATTTTGTTGCTCCAAGCTCATTGTTTCCAGGTTACTTTACCAGCGCTAACTAATTCGTGTTCAATAATAGTTTAATGAAATGAATTCCTGCATAATCATGTCAGTTTTCTTTAAGTCATATTCTTTATGAACTCAAAAAATGATGGggtttaatttactaattggAATTTGATTTAGTCGATTCTAATGTTTGGAATGCTCTTAGCTactagaattcaattctttcaacttAGAAAAATCAAGtcaatttgaaagaaatgaactCAAATAAAGGTCTTGCACCTTTATTCCAGACAAAGCCTTCATCACTTTCAAAatgctttttaaaataaaaaattattgagaaTATCTGATTCTATCAACTATATGTCTTCCAGACATAAAAACCGACTgtaaatcaaattcaatttttgcATTTATACTTCCCTTAACAAACTCATTATTGTTTGGTTCTCCTATTGCTATATTGAGATTGCATATGATACAGAGAAGAAGCCATGGATGGACAGACTGCCTATTTTACAGAAATTGGCAAAAGGGTCATCTGCCAAGATTTTCAAAGCTATTGCTGATCCTCCTACCACAAGTCTTCAACGTCTAAAGGTTTCCATATTTTGAACCTTTTCTATTCATGTAGTTATTTTCTGAGTTTTTGTTGACaaaaagtgcttcttttttttcatttttcaggGCTTGACTACTGGTGGACTTCCAACTTTTATTGATGTCGGAAATAGCTTTGGTGCTCCTGCAATTGTTGAAGATAACATCATTTATCAGGTTTAGGTCTAGCTAACTTTTATCCTCACATCCTCAGAGTTTGGTTATAGAAatattttggctttttaactttttttcaGCTATATCATTCTCCTAATTGTACTTTAATTCTCATGAGATAATCCCACTTGCAGTTGGTTCTAAATGGGAAGCGCACACTGATGATGGGTGATGATACATGGGTTCAGTTATTTCCTCATCATTTCAATAAATCTTATCCTTACCCATCGTTTAATGTTAAAGATCTACACACAGTATGTCGTTTTATCATGTTCATCATTTTCACTTTTGAgcagttttctttctttcctttttttttttctgtctcctaatatattaaataatagttCTGGTAAAATTCTAATGTCCCAGGTAGACAATGGATGCATTGAACATTTATTTCCGTCCCTATATCAAGATGACTGGCATGTGCTCATTGCACATTTTCTTGGTGTGGTAAGATTGTGGTGTCTTGACATTTGTATATCTGGTGTTAGTAATATTTCTGTAGATGGATTTATGTGTTATGAGTAGATTTAGATAGGTTTTCATTGTTATGTGCTTTAGATCAATCTCTACATGCATTGCTTGTTTGCTTCTCAAgaactaaattattatattaatttttgatggattatttctgttttctgATGGAGACCTACATTTTCTTGatttgttaataaattaatcaaccATAGCTGTGAGTTTCATGGTATGTGTCTGTGATTGTTACTCTCTTCACTTAGTTCTAGGATAAATGCTTTTCAGGTTCCCAAAAATTTGACCTAGTTGTTTAAGTTTAATACAAGAAACCATAACTGCCCTCTCCTTGTATAAGGAAATTGAGCCCGTTTGGTCTATGTGATACAGGATCATGCTGGGCATATATTTGGTGTTGATTCTACGCCAATGATAGAAAAGTTGGAGCAGTACAATCTCATGCTAGAGGTAATtcctattatttaaaactgaaattgCTTCTACGTGTATTGTTCACCTTGCATTTCACTTTTCCGAATGTCAAGGAAGGAAATCCTAGTCCAGGTAATATAGTGTGGCATGTTACTGCATGATAAACTGCTCAGGCTTTTTGAAGTTGTAAAGTACCCAGTGTGACTTGTTTTAAGGTTACCTAGTGGGATATTTATATGTTGTGGTTTTCTCATGCCGGTTTAAGTTTCAAGAGGCTCAGCAATATTAACTGCAATAAAAATTTGCATTGAATCTCTACCTGTTAATTTCTTACATTTCTGTGTCTATTTCTGGTGTAACAATTTCTGCTCCTTTAGCAACATTTAAGTTACAGCATCCATTGCATTTTGGTTGCTGCAAAAGCAGGCATGCTGAATGTCATGATATCCAATCTGattttttgttgtttgttttgttttttaaattacattttGCTTTCGTGTATAATGAAACTTCACAATTgactcctttttttttttaaataattttaaatgcaATACCTTTGCTTGTTGAACCAAACTCAAGTAAATACTTTTTTATGAGTAAAAAGCATAATGTTTAAACTAAATGCTGCTTAATAATATTCAACTTCTGTTGTAAAATAAGCTTTTTGGTTTGGCATACAAACTTTAAACCTTATGATGATCCGTTTGTATCAGGATTTTGTGTATAGTTGAAGGTTAGAAGTTATGAACCCAGCCTTAATTATGGAGGGATCAGAGTTAGCAAAACACTGAAGAAAATAGCAAGATTACCCTGcttaaacaatttttttttttttttatctggGGTAAGCCACATTTATCATGTATGCTTAAATGTGAAAAGTTTGCTGGGAGGTGATAAACCAATGCTTGAAAGGATTACCAGTTAAGGTCCagtgaaggaaaaaaaaaaagtgtgtGGCTGCACCATATTGGGCTGATAGAGGTTCCACATCCTGTCCCAATTCACATGTAATATTCTTTCAGGATGGGGTTGGGGGGGAGGGGTGGGGGCGGGGTGGGAGTTGTTGGATGGTAGAAGGCTGGGGCATGACTGATTCTGCTATATACTGGGTGCTACAGCTGTTTCATGctgcttttaatttttgcacTATAATTAGATTCCTAACTAAGCCTCATACATTCAGAAAGTAATCAAAGAAATAGAGATCCAGTCTGGGCCAGGTGGCTTACATGAAAATACTCTTCTTCTTGTGATGGGTGACCATGGACAAACATTAAATGGTGATCATGGTGGAGGCAGTGCTGAGGaggtatattttatatctcttcttatagaaatttaattcatCTTCTCgtacttctttttcttttcttttttaaggtTACGGACACTCCAACAATATAATGCAGGTGGAAACATCAATTTTTGCCATGAGTTCTAAGCGGCAGCCATTTTCCATTCCATCTGAACTGGACACTTCATCTTGTGAACAAGATCTGGTAGTGCCACTATCTTTAAGTGCACACGTATACTAGCAGCCCCAAGATATATATGTCCTCTCTCGCTTTAGCTTCTTCTTGCTGATCTTGTTCTTTCCCTATGTTATTGGAgtgttttctttcttgatgTTATTCATTTGGTTGGCTGTATTTCTTCTTCCCAAATGTGTAAGAAATGAATATTAGAGGGCAAGGGAATAGGAGGCAGAGGTGTAGGAATGTACATGAACGTGATTTTGCATTCTAaaagtaatattattatgCAGTGAATAAAACTCAAGAGGTACTGCTTAGAGAATGTTTCTAATGGTTACGATAGATGATCCAATTGTGCTTACCCCGTCTAActtgtaagaaaagaaaatgcattgGTTAGTAGACAAATTGATGAATGATGTTTGCTCCTTATGAGCAAAAGCTCTAGTTTGTCCTTCTTCTAAGTGAATTTCACTCTCCATTTGTGATTTCAGGATGGAAACGAGATATGTACCAGTTCCCTCCATCAGGTGAGTGAAACTCTGGACTGGGATTCACTTGTGGCTTTTTTCAAATGTAGAAGGTACTAATTCAGGTAAACTCTCTGCAGCTTGATTTTGCAGTGACACTGTCAGCTTTACTTGGTGTATCCTTTCCATTTGGAAGGTGCCGTGTAAgcatccttttattttaacttctaCATCAGTCTATTCATGTATACTTTTTCGTTTATGGGATGACTTTGGTACTGATCAGTTAAATCAGCTTTGATAATCTGCTGTGTTGCTCCTTTCTATTAAGTCCGTTGTTTCGGGAGAATGctatttcttaatttgtttattcttgCTCTTCTTTCAGCATTGGGCGTGTTAACCCTGAACTATATGCTTTAGGTTCTGGTACATGGAATTTGGAGGAAACTAAAGTGGGGGATTGCAAACTGTCAAAACTGGAAGACTGGGTACAGAATTATGTCAATGTACTTTGCATCAATTCCTGGcaggtatatttttttctttactggTCTTGGATTTTAAAATACACATGTAATGACACTGTCAATTCGGTTTTTAATTCTACTAAGTAAATGACCTGTTCTTTCCCATTCAGTAGGCCCATTGCATTACCGGTGTGGCCTTGAGCTGGTTGGTGTATGCCAGTTATCTACCATTCTTTTAGGTTAAAGACAAAAACTTGGAATGAATTTGTTGATAGTCTGACATATTGAAATGAAAACAATAACTAGAGGCTTTCCTGCTATGGCTTACTAAAAGGGCAAGGTGCCTCCATCACTACTCTTTGAACTGAGTTGGTAGGATTTTGGATATAGCCCCTTGATCCATTGAAATGTGTATTAACTAGAGGTACAAATATATCATCTCCATACAATGCTTGATTTAGTTGGCAGGATGTAAGGTCTTTGTTTGATGCGCTTGTTTCCACACGCAATCCATCGGATTCCGATCTTATATATCTTCTTATGCAGGTCAAAAGATACATTGATGTCTATTCAGCTTCATCGATGATTGGATTTT is a genomic window containing:
- the LOC8263163 gene encoding uncharacterized protein LOC8263163, with the translated sequence MGISVSKRVKAGVANSSEFDSACDSAYNQCLSLTQHAFQGVLPYQLPTASSLIHTAITTTAHKNNLILKWVPSPPTRTQIDSALRVVQLSNKKDEHEQEVILGWPQFKEWAVVLYTEAVVGNAGKAVLTRVPLGAAGIVGIGAVTRSGINLVGPAIGVYALGVATSIYLSLRG